The Oceanisphaera avium genome includes a region encoding these proteins:
- the glpD gene encoding glycerol-3-phosphate dehydrogenase: MPTTNKPLDVIVIGGGVNGVGIALDAAGRGLNVLLCESHDLASATSSSSSKLIHGGLRYLEQYEFCLVKKALAERELLLNNAPHIMWPLRFRLPHQPHLRPSWMLRIGLFLYDNLAKRQRLAGSNSINFSANSPLVSELTQGFEYSDGWVDDARLVVLCAMAAKQQGADIKPRTRCIKARRQQDLWQVTLQDTQTGAISHYQTRVLVNAAGPWASSIFNDVIAMPAPKALRLVKGSHIVVPRLHDEPHAYILQNSDQRIVFVIPYEGEFSLIGTTDIDYVGDPALVAIDEQEQTYLCQVANEHFKKKISAHDIVWSYSGVRPLIEEHASAQPQQESSQQAQHVTRDYTFHLDTKDGAPLLSVFGGKLTTYRLLAEAGVNAISPFFSHIKHPWTQTAILPGGHFRDHQHLQSELCQDYPWLPQHMVARFVRSYGTLCHHFLYGAHQLTDLGIDFGGGLYQKEVDYLVQAEWAYHSEDILWRRSKLGLVLNDEQQQQLQHYLTQRRS, encoded by the coding sequence ATGCCCACAACAAATAAACCATTAGATGTGATTGTGATTGGTGGCGGGGTGAATGGCGTAGGCATTGCGCTGGATGCGGCGGGTCGTGGCTTAAACGTCTTACTTTGTGAAAGTCACGACCTCGCCAGTGCCACTTCTTCTAGTAGTAGCAAGCTTATTCATGGTGGTTTGCGCTATTTAGAGCAGTATGAGTTTTGTTTGGTCAAAAAAGCGCTGGCTGAGCGCGAATTACTGCTTAATAACGCTCCTCATATTATGTGGCCGCTGCGCTTTCGCCTGCCCCATCAGCCTCACTTACGCCCAAGCTGGATGCTGCGTATTGGCTTATTTTTATACGATAACTTAGCCAAGCGCCAACGTTTAGCGGGCTCAAACAGCATCAATTTTTCCGCTAACAGCCCTTTGGTGAGTGAGTTAACTCAAGGATTTGAATACTCTGATGGTTGGGTAGATGATGCCCGCTTGGTGGTGTTATGTGCTATGGCTGCCAAACAACAGGGTGCTGATATTAAGCCGCGCACCCGTTGTATTAAGGCACGGCGCCAGCAAGACTTGTGGCAAGTGACGCTCCAAGACACACAAACTGGGGCAATTAGCCACTATCAGACTCGGGTATTAGTTAACGCAGCCGGCCCTTGGGCCAGTAGTATTTTTAACGATGTGATAGCAATGCCCGCTCCAAAAGCGCTGCGTTTAGTAAAAGGCAGCCATATTGTAGTGCCACGCTTACATGATGAGCCTCACGCCTATATTTTACAAAATAGCGATCAGCGCATCGTATTTGTTATTCCTTATGAAGGAGAATTTTCTTTAATTGGCACTACAGATATTGACTATGTCGGCGACCCCGCTCTGGTAGCGATAGATGAACAAGAGCAAACATATTTGTGTCAGGTAGCTAATGAGCATTTTAAGAAAAAAATTAGTGCTCACGACATTGTCTGGTCCTACTCAGGCGTGCGGCCATTAATTGAAGAACACGCTAGCGCACAACCCCAGCAAGAAAGTAGCCAACAAGCGCAACATGTCACGCGTGACTATACATTTCACTTAGATACGAAAGATGGAGCTCCTTTATTATCAGTGTTTGGCGGCAAGCTAACCACCTATCGTTTATTAGCTGAAGCTGGCGTTAATGCCATTAGTCCCTTCTTTAGCCACATTAAACACCCGTGGACCCAAACCGCCATTTTACCTGGCGGCCACTTTAGAGATCATCAACACTTACAAAGTGAGCTTTGCCAAGACTACCCTTGGCTACCTCAGCACATGGTAGCGCGCTTTGTGCGCAGCTATGGCACGCTTTGCCACCACTTCTTATATGGGGCTCATCAACTGACAGACTTAGGCATTGATTTTGGTGGTGGCTTATATCAAAAAGAAGTGGATTATTTAGTCCAAGCCGAGTGGGCTTATCATAGTGAAGATATTTTATGGCGGCGCTCTAAACTAGGCTTAGTATTAAATGATGAACAGCAGCAGCAATTACAGCACTATCTCACTCAGCGTCGCAGTTGA
- a CDS encoding mechanosensitive ion channel family protein — translation MTTSSWSLLWQQFEQSFKHTSDALGINGINWQVIFFKSFGQVLVSLMIILVFAALYWALAALLKWTMIRWEYGTRFMVAVRLVLRYLFILVLMVALLAQYGASDVVLKAAARAGLMALSIYIVWLLLSRALASNLSRHHIDSSLEQLCKNSLSVTLITLGCITVLAQFGFDVVSIIAGLGIVGIAVGFAAQSTLANFIAGITLLIERPFRIGDWVKIHGEEGRVVRIAFRTTWLRTRDNIFTMIPNESVATSDIVNFSVEGCTRIRIPLGIGYKESVEEVRRLIMPILNAHPMVVSDERLTARVQMREIGESALMLSAQVWVHAKDIEVKGRISCELLEQIQHAVAKAGIEMPYRNIQLHLDDELKRNSLPKDNIS, via the coding sequence ATGACAACTTCAAGTTGGTCTTTATTATGGCAACAGTTTGAACAAAGCTTTAAACATACCAGTGATGCGTTAGGGATTAATGGCATTAACTGGCAAGTGATCTTTTTTAAAAGTTTTGGGCAAGTATTAGTGTCGTTAATGATTATATTAGTGTTTGCCGCTTTATATTGGGCGCTGGCAGCCCTATTAAAATGGACCATGATCCGTTGGGAGTATGGCACGCGCTTTATGGTGGCGGTGCGCTTAGTGCTACGTTATTTGTTTATTTTAGTGCTGATGGTGGCCTTGTTAGCGCAATATGGTGCTTCTGATGTGGTGCTTAAAGCGGCGGCTCGGGCTGGCTTAATGGCGCTGTCTATTTATATTGTCTGGTTATTGCTCTCACGCGCACTGGCTTCTAACCTATCTCGTCATCATATTGACTCATCCCTTGAACAATTATGTAAAAACAGCTTATCGGTGACGCTTATTACGCTAGGCTGCATTACGGTATTAGCACAATTTGGCTTTGATGTGGTCTCGATTATTGCCGGTCTTGGCATAGTGGGAATTGCGGTGGGTTTTGCTGCTCAATCTACGTTGGCAAATTTTATTGCCGGCATTACTTTGCTGATTGAGCGCCCGTTTCGTATAGGTGATTGGGTTAAAATTCATGGGGAAGAGGGCAGGGTAGTTCGTATTGCTTTTCGTACGACTTGGCTGCGCACGCGCGATAACATTTTCACCATGATCCCCAATGAAAGTGTGGCAACTTCCGATATTGTGAATTTTAGTGTGGAAGGCTGCACTCGTATTCGCATACCTTTAGGAATTGGCTATAAAGAGTCAGTTGAAGAGGTGCGCCGCTTAATTATGCCTATATTAAATGCCCACCCCATGGTAGTCAGTGATGAGCGATTAACAGCGCGTGTCCAAATGCGTGAAATAGGGGAGTCTGCCTTGATGTTAAGTGCCCAAGTGTGGGTGCATGCTAAAGACATTGAGGTTAAAGGACGTATTTCTTGTGAGCTGCTGGAGCAAATTCAGCATGCGGTGGCGAAAGCGGGCATTGAAATGCCCTATCGTAATATACAATTACACTTAGACGACGAGCTAAAGCGAAACTCGCTGCCTAAAGATAATATTAGTTAG